A window of the Vicingus serpentipes genome harbors these coding sequences:
- a CDS encoding alpha/beta fold hydrolase → MELNYKRIGSGESLIILHGLFGSLDNWMTLAKILSEDFEVFIVDQRNHGQSPHSNEFNYDAMADDLYEFINTHQIVDPIILGHSMGGKTAMQFAMNYPTKLSKLIVADIAPKSYPVHHRGIIDGLLSLNFDEIKSRGEADTILAASIEEPSTRQFLLKNLYWIEKSKLAWRFNLPVINNNIETIGEGLQNTSAFEKPTLFIRGELSNYIVNSDFKNIQEIFPNSSIKTINNSGHWVHAEKPAEFLTLVTSFLLP, encoded by the coding sequence ATGGAATTGAATTATAAGCGAATAGGTTCTGGTGAATCCTTAATTATTTTACATGGTTTATTTGGTTCTCTTGACAATTGGATGACTCTTGCCAAAATATTAAGTGAAGATTTTGAAGTTTTTATAGTAGACCAGCGAAATCATGGTCAATCTCCTCATAGCAATGAATTTAATTATGACGCTATGGCTGATGATTTATATGAATTTATAAATACTCACCAAATAGTTGATCCAATAATTTTAGGTCACTCTATGGGAGGAAAAACAGCCATGCAGTTTGCAATGAATTACCCTACAAAACTTTCAAAACTAATTGTAGCTGACATCGCTCCAAAATCATATCCTGTTCATCATCGTGGTATTATTGATGGATTATTAAGTTTAAATTTTGATGAAATAAAATCAAGAGGAGAAGCTGATACTATTTTAGCAGCAAGCATTGAAGAGCCTTCTACCCGTCAATTTTTATTGAAAAATTTGTACTGGATAGAAAAATCAAAATTAGCTTGGCGATTCAATTTACCTGTAATTAATAATAATATTGAAACTATTGGCGAAGGTTTACAAAACACATCCGCTTTTGAGAAACCAACTCTCTTTATTCGAGGAGAATTGTCAAATTATATAGTTAATTCTGACTTCAAAAATATTCAAGAAATATTTCCAAATTCCTCAATTAAAACAATTAATAATTCTGGACACTGGGTTCATGCGGAAAAACCCGCAGAGTTTTTAACATTAGTTACTTCATTTTTATTACCTTAG
- a CDS encoding biotin/lipoyl-containing protein has product MDDLKVIAENKTEFNVAFDKTTNSGVVDGEKFSWDVAQINETTFHVIKDNKSYNIEVLKFKPETKEVFLKVNGIKYKYQIKDKFDELLHSLGMDNLASAKVSDLKAPMPGLVLEIDVEVGQSVAKGDTLLILEAMKMENVIKSPTDGVIKSIVAKKGEAVEKNQVLLNFE; this is encoded by the coding sequence ATGGACGATTTAAAAGTTATAGCAGAAAATAAAACGGAGTTTAATGTTGCTTTTGATAAAACTACCAATTCGGGAGTTGTTGATGGTGAAAAGTTTAGCTGGGATGTAGCTCAAATAAATGAGACAACTTTTCATGTAATAAAAGATAATAAGTCATATAATATTGAAGTGTTGAAATTTAAACCTGAAACCAAAGAGGTTTTTTTAAAGGTAAATGGCATTAAATATAAATATCAAATTAAAGACAAATTTGATGAATTGCTGCATAGTTTAGGTATGGATAATCTAGCTTCTGCAAAAGTTTCTGATTTAAAAGCACCAATGCCAGGGTTAGTTTTGGAAATTGATGTTGAGGTAGGCCAGTCTGTTGCTAAAGGAGATACGTTGTTGATTTTAGAAGCTATGAAAATGGAAAATGTGATAAAATCCCCAACTGATGGAGTGATAAAAAGCATAGTGGCAAAAAAGGGAGAGGCAGTTGAGAAAAACCAAGTATTGTTAAATTTTGAATAA